The DNA window CGCGTGGTTCAAGTGGCGCGAAACATCGGTGATAAAGGGGTCGAGCTGTTCGTCAAAATCCTGATAAGCGCGCAAGATATCCTCCGGATCCAGGGGATTCTCATCATAAAGCGCGCTCAAGATCGCGTTCTTCTCCTGCAAATTCTGTTCGATTTTTCTGCGCAACACCTCTTCATCGAGCAAATCGACGACACGAATGCCCATGCGATGCGCTTTGTCGACGTAAGCCGGGCCAATGCCGCGGCCGGTGGTGCCGATTTTTTCATGCCCGTTTGCTGATTCGCGGCTTTGATCGAGCAGTTTATGATATGGCATCACCAAATGCGCGCGATGGCTGATGAATAAGCGGCCTTGCACAGCCACGCCGCGCTGCTTGAGCAGCTTCACTTCGTCGAGAAACGCAACCGGATCAATGACCACGCCATTGCCCAGCAGGCAGACGGTGTGTTCGTGCAAAATGCCGGAGGGAATCAGGTGCAGTACGAATTTTTCGTCGCCGAGAACGACGGTGTGTCCGGCATTCGCGCCGCCTTGATAACGCGCAACGACATCGACATTTTCACTGAGCAAGTCAATGATCTTGCCTTTGCCTTCGTCGCCCCACTGGGCGCCAATAACGATTTGAACAGACATAGTAATGGGGAAATTAAAAATATGCAGGTTTGTTCACGGAGGCGCACAATGGAGAAGAATGCGCCGGGTTCGGCGCGGGCGCGCAACGAATCATCACGTGGCTGGTTTATTTGAAGCTGGCGATTGCCTGATCGACCGATTCGTACGTTTCAAAAACGGTCAACAGCTTGGTGATCATCAACAAGCTCTGAATGCGCTCCGTCACGTTGGCGAGCTTTAGTTCGCCGCCATTGTTGCGCATCGTCGTCAAGCCGCTGATCAAAATGCCCAAGCCGGAACTGTTCATCCATTCGACGCCGCCGATGTCGGCGATGATTTTGGTCTGGCCTTTGTCAATCAACTCATGCAGCTTGTCGTTGAGCAGACTCGCGTCCGGGCCGCCCATGATTTTTCCGGACAGTTCCAGGACGACGGTGTTGCCGACGTTTTTTTCTCGCACATTCATTTTCACACCTCTTTGAACTGTTCGAATGAGGCGCAAAGCCCGCCGGCGGAACCATCTTTGCCGGCGGCGCTCAATGAGTTAACGCACGCCTACCGGCTTCATCTTGATTTTTGCCGTTTGATGCTT is part of the Cytophagia bacterium CHB2 genome and encodes:
- a CDS encoding STAS domain-containing protein, which produces MNVREKNVGNTVVLELSGKIMGGPDASLLNDKLHELIDKGQTKIIADIGGVEWMNSSGLGILISGLTTMRNNGGELKLANVTERIQSLLMITKLLTVFETYESVDQAIASFK